A region of the Yarrowia lipolytica chromosome 1C, complete sequence genome:
GTGCCATCTTCACCTGTCCGTCTCTACATGTCACATCACGACGACATTTTGCAGCAGATTTTCAACTCGTTGCCAGCTTCCTAAACGGGTCAATGGGGGACTGAACCTGCCCAGTAGTTTTTTACCTACTACTTTCTCGAAAACAACCAGGCTCTGGAGGGACAGATTGTGATTAGGGCGCGGTCCGAGGGACTCGTTTGCCCGTCTTCAATCTCGTCGACTATTGGCATCGCTCTAGGAGACCCTTGAACCCCATGGGTTCACACCAATCCATGTTTTGTGACATCATAGACGAGACGAGGGTTACTGCACCTGCTTGGCCTCGGAAATGAGCCCAACTATGAACCCAACggttctggatctgctcTCGACTTGCAGCGGAGGTAGAGATACGTCTGCCATCATCTCTTCTGAGGATTCAGCTACCATCATCTCTGATGAACAGTCTGCTACTTTGTCTGACTGTCTACCATTGGAGCAGCTTCTACCTCCTCTGAAACCTCCGAACTCACTGCCGAGATCTCCGCCACCATAATGGCCTCCACCTCTGGAACTTTGAAGAGTCCTGTCTACTGTGAGTCTGTCTCCAGAGTCTGTTTCCAGAGTCCGCCGCATCTactggagcagcagcgaccATTGACCTCCATTGTAATCTCTTCTGTCTTGCTTTTTCATTGCAGGaaagtcgtcttcttctgcctcCTACTGTAAGCACGGAACCTGTGGGATACTGTATGTGTTCTGTCAATTGCCAGAGATTTTTCCCTGTGAAACCGTGACTGCCGAAGCTGTTCATTGAGACCAAATCATTGAGACCAAATCACAGAGACCAAATCACAGAGACCAAATCACAGAGACCAAATCACAGAGACTCGAAATCACAATCACTGAGACCCGAAATCACCGAGACAGTTTCCAAACCCGTCAAGGAGAAAACTACCATGGCCATATGGAGACTCTTCTATTGTCGCGTCCGTCTTCACAGGTCTGACTACCCCGACTCACCACTACAGTCTCCGGAACCATTGTAGTGACTGGACCTACTGTCACCTCGACTTCTGTCAGACCCGCGTTCTCCAGACTGATCCTATTCCGTCCACTGTCTCCAAACCAACTCTGGGTCCAAGATGAATTTTGGAGTTCTCGCTCTTGCTTTCATGAGGGTATAAGAGATGGATGAGATCTAAAACCAGTTGTCTGGCAGTACGTACCGTACTTTGACAGCATGATTCTCAATTGCAAAGAGCCATGTCTCCGATTTGCTACGGTAAATGAGAGTCATACCCGCTGTAGACCAGACAGCAGGTCGGTTTGGACAGACAAGAGGGTCGGAAGCAGACAAGTCAGTCAAGGCGGTAGAGTCTTGGAGTCATCAGTGTACCCTTTTGACGTCTACTGTTGCTTAGTTTGCGACTTCTTCCGTATCCGAAGCCACACTTTGATCTCTTCTATCTCTTCTATCTCTTCTATCTCTTCTATCTCTTCTATCTCTTCTATCTCTTCTATCTCTTCTATCTCTTCTATCATCTACATACAGATCTACATCTACAGCACTTGTAATGTACCTCTTCCTCTACCTCTACTCACGGAACTCCTACCAAGTCCCGCCTCCAAAGCCGCACTGGACCGGTGCCGGCACCGTGACGCTCTTTGTTGCACCCACTACCCCACCTTTTGGTGTTTCTGCTGGCGTCTTTTTTGGCGTGTGTCTACAGTAGGGTGGCTGTTTAGTGTGTCCGAAAGATAACGCGGCAACATTCCAttgaccaaggagaagagaatATTATCAGATGACTCGAGTTGCTCGTCGGGTGAATTGTCGGGTTGAACATGGTCATTGCACATGATGGTTCGTCTGAGCTCAGTATCGAGATCTACACGgtaagtacatacgatattagtacgatacttgtatgatATTAGTACGATATTTGTACGATATTTGTACAtttgtacgatacttgtactgtctACTCCATACTCCTACAATACGTGTAGACGATGGAACAACGACTTTGTCCGGCCGAATATCTGCCGCAATCACGTTTCGAATCCTCACTGCTCGCGCTAATTAGTGTCTTGGAAATGTGTACTCGAACTGGCGAGTCTTGCGGCAGGAGATGATCTTTGAGCGGATGTTGAGTATagtatacagtacagtacagtacagtacaaccAGGATGTAGCGTACTTGCATCGACAGTGGGAttctgtactgtagctaacAGCGTTGTAGTGCAACTGCGGATTCGCCATACGTGGCATTGCGAGGCTCTTCGGAGTCGGAAGTTGTTTTGTAGGTCCTATGGTGGTATGTGGTATGGTGGTCTTATGGTGGTTCACGTTTGGCCCTAAGGTGGTTCACGTTTGGCTCCTTGCCGTTTCCATCCGGATAATAAATTTTGGACTTTtggatatatatatttttgaCTTTTCGGTCTTCTGGACTTATTTTCTTCCCTTCGCCCTTTTCCAGCCGCGTGAGGGGATCATCCCGAGATTGCACAATAGCCCAGTGCAGTAGCCACACGTGGGCGGAATGGCGCCCGTCAGGTGACCACAACGTCAAAGGACAATCCGCCCATGTCGCCCGAGCACCAGTCGCAAATGCCACCACTACACTGCTCCGGCGCTCTGGTTTTTCCGGAACAAATACAATATCTCGCAGCACCTTGGCACTAAAAAAAGAAGtaaaaaagaagaaaacataaaaaaaggaagaatacataaaaaaagaaagaaaacatAAAAAGAACgaaaacataaaaaaaaaagcctGCAGAGAGGCAAAGCTTTCcggaaaaacaacaaaaccGGAGAGCAAAAATGGACGCGAAACAGAGCGAGCGGCGGCCGGAAGAAGCGTGCTATCTAGCTGGGGGACTTGCGAGCACAAACGCGCCGCCCGCAACACAAAGACACTTGTCCTAACGGTTGCCGGAGGCATGTCACCATGTCATGTCACACGCCCCATTCAGTCCCACGCTGCTCCCCACCCAAAACCCAAATTGCTATCGCACATATTGGGGCATAATAGAGCATAATTTAGGCTAACCAGATCGGCGATAGGCAAGTTAAATAGATGGATATACATTTGGCATATTGGCCTTCATCCTTTCCAGACATAGCAGAGACAGTGAAGCAATACCGGCAACACAAGAGGTCCGGAACAGTCGACGCGCAAACAAACATACTCTGCCACTACACCTAGAGCCAAGTCTCGTCTCGTCTCACAAGTCGTTTCACCAATCAAATCCCCTTCGTCACCACCTCAACCCCATCCCATGCTCCTACCTCAGGAAATCTTTGAACAGATCGCCTCACATCTCACCTGGGCGGACCTCAGCCGACTGTCGCAGACATGCTGGGCGCTGCATGAACAAGCTGCCCCGCTACTGTGGAACACAATCGGACCAGGCCACTTTGCACAGACCCCGTCCACCGTGTGGGACTACCACGATCTCGTGGGCCAACATCCGACTGCCCGACCAACATACACCGTGTCCAAGACGGGTCTCAAGTTGCAACTGCATGGCAACTACGTGCGCAACATCCAAATCACGTCTTTCGAGAAGCCCATTCTCTTTCTGCTCGACCGACAGGCTATTCCTGGAGTCAACCAGATTGGGGTCCGGTTCTACGGAAAAAAGCCGTATTCCGATTTCAATGAGCGGTTTGAAGTCGGCATGAAAATCAAGGGGTGGCGAAACGACGTTCACGTGGACTTTATGCCTCGATTGTCCCGGTATCTGTTGGAAAACCCCTCCGTATCACTTCAACTGCGTACTAATGACCCCACAATTCTCtacgagattctcaaccaTAATGTGTGCTCGCAGGTGACACTTTTCGACTGCCAGCTCGTCCGAGGAACGGTCTTGTTCAAAAACCTCATCCGACCCTCGGTCCTCAAACCCATCTTCATCTGCCAGTTCTTGCAGAGAGCCACCAACCTACAAACCCTCCGTCTGGCCTACGATCCCTACGGAGTGCTTCTGGATGAACCTCCCCACCCCCCCTTTCCCCTGGGTCCCTCGGAGCAGGATCTGGCACTGGTATTTTCCGGCCTAACAAGCCTGCAGACCCTCATCTGTCCTCCCTCCATGTTCTCCACCCTCAGAGATGGAGCTTCGTACCCTCCCAATATGCGACGACTCATTGTAGAGGCCGCTGAAAACTTCAACGCAGCCGCCTACCTGCCTATCGTCAAGTCCATGCCTTCCTTGAGACGAGTCGATATGGTCTGGGGAAAGAACTCGGTCCAGGGCATGGCAACATTTGCGCAACTCTGGGAGGCATCTGGAGCCGGACGAATGATTGAGCTGTGGCAGTATTGTGAGGCCTAGCTGAGGCTAGCCTGAACCACTGCTACACATTACCCTACGGGGCCTGTATTATGAATGAATTATGACTTGATTTACGCCGTCAGAAGTACTTACTGAAGGTGAACTAGACAACCGCCTTCCGACCCGTGTTCGAAACCCATGTCTTCACGGACTACAGACCTTGACAAGACATGTAGAAATCTTTATATTCATACTACAGACAGGAAATCTTCATATTTCTACTACAAAAAGGTTGAAGACCATGTCCTCAAAAGCTCCAGTAACACCATCAAACCATGTTCCAAACCTCCAAGATACACCTAAACTGGCCCATTGAATTCTGCGACAGTGATTACATATATCTGCCATCTTCATTGACTCATAATACTTCTCCATGGCCCCCAAAAAGCCCTTTTTGAGCTTGGCTCACGTGATATTTTCGGCCCGTCATAACGGGCAAACACCCCATTGAACTCTGTAACGGATCAGTGAAGGGTCAATCCTCAAGATATCCCTAGGTACGAGCGGGAACCGCTCGTCCTACTCTACAGAACAGTACACCAATAGTACGAGCTCCGGAAGTCGTATAAACATAACTTCACTTACATACTTGTGAGTGGTGGCTATATATACAGGCATCTCAACCCTAACTCTGTAAAGCACGTCACtatccacgtgacctagCCACGCGATACCAAGTATTCATCCATAATGACACACTCATGACGTCCTCCGgacgtcatcatcatccagtcacgtgccaaGGCACATGACTAATCATAACACCTTATGACTAGCTTCTGAATCGTTACAAACTCAACggttgcggccatatcctggtgaaaatacggcttcccgtccgatcagccatagtcaagcaccagagagcctagttagtattgtagtgggagaccatacgagaatcctgggtgctgcaatctttttttttttcctttttaCTCTGCTATCAAGGGGATATCTGCTTTTAATCTCAGTAAATATAGTTCATGCTCTAACTATAGTTACATCACAGCATCAGTAACTTTGTTAGCATTAATCCATCGTTTTAACGCACTAAAGTAATTCTACAAGACAGTTTGAACATAATGACATAATTAAAATACAACCGAATTCACCCCTCTCCTCCAATCCTCCTAACTAAACACATTATCTCCGCCTAatctctctccctcctccatgtTGGAAAACCCGGTGAAATGCAAAGGCCGATGCAACTCGTGGTAAAAGGCCAGGGGAATGTCCAACTTGAGATCGTAGTCGTCATTCTCGTTCCACGCAGTGCCCATAAACGTGTGGTTCCACACATCCGTCTCAGGCACCACAAAGAAGCCACACAGCTTGTCAGTGAGCAGAAGCTGTCGCGGCGCTCCAAAGGCGGTGGAGTAGCCTGCAGGCTGGTCGCTCACCAAATCAGTGTTCTGAGCACCCCAGGCTAGACCTTCCTTGGTCAGAGCATAAGGAGAGATGCTGACCGATCCAGGAGCAAACGAAACAACCATACAGAGACTGCCCACGGGCCATCCGTACTCCTTGGACAGCTTGGCGGTTGTGGTGACGTCCACAGGCGACATTTGAGGAGACTCTAAAGCCTGAGTGTGGATCCATCCCAGAGGCTCCAGGCCCTCTAAAAGAGGAGTAACTGGAGGCTTGAGAGGCATCTCCACACCTCTGTACGAACCCAGCTGAGGAACCAGAACAATGGCATGAATCTCTTTGACCTGGTCATTGtctgaaggagaagttcCGTACAGCAGGGCTCCTACCTGGGTTCGAACATCGGCGATCTGAATGAACTTCTGCAACACGTTCTTGGGGAACACATAAGTGTAACCCTGGTCGTCGGACTCAGAGTACTCCACAAACACTTTCTCAGCTCGAAGATGTAGGTTGGCGGTACTGAGAGCTCGAGACCGCCACTCAGTCTTGCTCTGAAACACCTGCTGCTCGTAGTTGGACGTGGTTACCACCACCATTTCGTCTCCATGCACGTTTTGAGACTTGGTCTTTAGTGCAGTCACCTGAGAGTCTGTCTTGTTCTCCTCAATgtcctgcagctcctgACGCTTTTGAGAAGGTGCTTTGATCTCCTGGCCCAGAATAATATCTCGAATCTCGTGCTGAGTCAGCGACTGGATGTTCACattgttcttcttgccgtAGTCGTTGAGAATCATGTCTCGCAGCTGATTCTCCACGTGCACCCACTGATCTTCTGAGAAGGAAGGCCACATGTGATGGTCAAGAGTCACAACCGTGTGATCGGGACGCAGAATGATCTTTGTCTTCTCATGGTTGACATGCATACCTCGCAAAATGAGAACCAGACGAGCAAAGGCAGTGTAACTGGAAATTGACTTGAGCCAATCGTCAAAGAGATTGAAAATAACCATCTGCGACTCAGTTGCTTTGAGAATCAGATCTCCGAGCTTCTCCACCTGCAGAGCAGACTTGAACGGCAGCTGGAGCTCCGACGGCCGGATGACCGTGTTGGGGAactcaaacagctgctgcttcagCGGCTCAACAATACTCTTTCGAGTGACAATCACCTGTTTGGGCTGCTCTTCCTTTGGAAGAGATCGGATCAGAGCAGCCACCTCTTCGGCCGCCTTCCATTTGGCCAGCTGAGACAGACGCTTCTGACCGGCCCAAGTGGACGTGTGAACCACCTTGAGGAACAGCTGACCGGTCTTGGGGTTCAAAATGAACACAGCACCGTTAAGAGGCTTGTTGGTAAAGTTGCCCTCAAAAGTGGTATGAGCAGCGGCTCGGTAGACGTTCGAATCGTCCACGAAGAACTGCACCTCGTTGTTGAATAACTCCTGGTAGTTTTGCGAGTTGAGGAACGCTTCCTGCGGCTGCGACTGATACAGCTGCAGGCCCTTTCGGATTCGTTCTCGCAGCACAAACAATGCAGGGTTGGCCTGCATGATTTTGGACATGGCAGGACGCATGAGCTGTTTCAGACCGGGGAACCAGTTGCCATAGGCGTCGTACATGTTGTACGCAAGATCAATGCCAACCATGGCTCCAACAGGCGAGGGGTAGACAGACACTCCGTCGGTGGTGTACTCCAGAAACTTGGCTCGAGTGTACCGACTGATATCGTGCGAGTCGTAGTCTCCGTATCGAAGCTGCACGTCCAGCCAGAACTCGGACGTTTGAGCGAAATCCATGGAGTCGGACGAATCGTTCAACAATGAAGGCTTGCAAACGTTCCACTTGTAGGCCGACTTGAGCACAATATCAGCACACGAAGAGTTCATCTTGTACGACTTTCGAGGATGAATTTGTTCCTTTCGAGTCTCACTAATCTGCAGCGTCTCCAGCTCTCGATCAAGCACCTGACAGATATCAAGCACCACCGACTCGTGGATTTTCTGCCACAAATGGGCCCGGAAAATCTGAATCAGCGAAATCTTGAGCGTGGGGATTTTACCATGCAAAAAGATACCCGTGAGATCCAGCTGTACCAGGAAACCAACGTAGACATTGGCTCGGTTGATGGTAGGAGACCACCAGAGAGTGAAGCGTCGATTGGGAATCTGGTTGAGACCAGACCGCTGGGCGTTggtcagcttcttgagcttgagttGGTCCTCGAAGCCAGCGGCCTTCTCCCAGAAGAGACCTTCCCAGTTGTCGAAACCGGTACCCTTGAACAGAGTGTGTTCCAGAATCGTCTCAATGCCACCCAGTGCCTGGATGACGTCTGTTCTGTATGTATTCAGCGACCACAGCTTACCGTCATGACGCTGAGACGTCCACCAAAAGGGGTTGACTCTAGGGATGGAGAACTGTCGGAACTCCGTTCGCACACGGTGACCCTTATCGTAGGCCAGCGTATGTCTGTCCTTCTGGAACAATGTGTTGATTCGAGGCAGACCTCGGTCCCACGAGTCCTCTAgatcctccagagacagacGCCGgttctcggccttggcctcggctcGTTTGGACGCATACTCGGCCCACACACGCTGCGAGTCGGTGAACTCTGCCTCCCAGGTCGTCAAGTACCGGAAAATATTTGGAATGATCTTGTCTTCGCCGTGAACATGAGTCATACCAGCTCGGAAGTGGGTAATGCCGCCCTGATCAGACTGCTTGGACCACCGCAGATCACTGGCAGGGATCAGAATGTGAGAAGCAGAAAACATACCCAGACCACCAAGCTCCTTGGGGGTGTAGAACACGGCAGGGGGGAAACGAGTTGGCATTTTGGAGTTGAGGCCAATCTTGACACGAGTTTGAATCTTGGTCTCGCATTTGACCAGGGtgtccagaagctgctcagTGGCGACAGCCGCCTCTCGATAATACGTGAACAGCGAAATCAGAGCAGTGTTCCACTTGTTGGCAATCTTCgtgaaggtggtggaacCAGACGACATGAGAATCTGTCGAATTCTGTTGTTGAACCGCGCAATATCGGCATCAGAGACGCGCAAGAAAGCATACGCAGTTCGCTCCTTGGTAGACTCGTTGGTGAGGTTCCAGACAGAGTCCTTGACGGGCACAGACGCCACAGTTCGACACTTGGGCAGGATTCGAACCTCAAAACCGCACATGGAAAACAGCAGATTGGGGTTTTCGCTGGAGTAGACAGAGACAAACGACTCAGACCACTCAATGGACGTCATGGCTCGAGGGAGTCGGTTCTGAATTTCCCAAAACGCGGCGCGTGCAAGATTCACGTCGGACCGCATGAGCCGCATTCGAGAGTCACGCGGCCAGCACTTCTTAGTAGGGAAGTTAACCACGTTTTCAAAGTTGGGGTCCGGGTGCTCAGTCAAGAACCGATGAACCAAATCCGAAGACTCGTCCTTAGTAAACCGGAAGAGGATGTGGATTCGGTCAATGTACCGAGAGTACGCTCTGATAGGATGGTCCGTCTCCACAGCGACGGAGGGGTATTGCATGAAGTAGTTGGGCCGTTTGGGATCACCAGCCATCTGAGACGCTCGAGTGAGACCCAGGATGAGCAAGTCAGCAACGAGACCATAGTACTGAACCACAAACGACGAGAACTGCAGACCTCGCAAAAGACCATagttgttggtgtgagaCATGTCTTTGTAAGTGAGCCGGACGTTGTTCTTGGCAATGATGTACTTGGCCAAGTTCTCGTCCATGATCAACCGGAGCAGATACTGCAAAAAAGTAAAGTCAATCTTCTCCCAGATCTTGCTCAGAGAAGTCTCCAGCATGACAGTCGATTCTCCAGCGTCAGTCTTCCAAATGTTGTCCAGATTGTTGATGCCCTGGCACCACTTGTACACGAGCAAGGGAGGCACTTCCGAATCACTAGGCTTGATCCAGTTGGGGAAGAGGCCATTCTTGTCACCCTCATACCACAGATACTGGTCCAGATATGCGTCAGCAATCTTCTCGGTGGGGTCAATGTCGTACAcgggagtcacgtgagagtAGTGatccatcatctccaatcCCACGTCCTTGAAACCCTCGTTACGCACAAAGTTCTCCTTCACCTGTCGCAGAGTCTCATGAGGATTGTCATAGGCCTGTTCTATGTACGCCATTTCGTCTCGCTGGCTCTGGTTGAGACGTcccttggagttgaagCCCTCCTTCATACCCTCCAGCGccaacaccagcagcttggtGTCGTGCTTGTAACTGGCAGGAGgcatggagatggtggaaaAGTTTCGTGACTCTAGCCAGTTCACCATCATCTGCTGGATGGCCCGTGCGTCATTACCGTCCCAGTATGGGCCGTCTCGCAGGAAGTTTTGTTGTCTCTCCTGCTCGGACTTGAGCCACAGACGAGTCAGACGGCCGAgattcttcttggcaagCGTCTTGTCCACAGTGGCGCCTCGGTTGATTCGCTCTCGGTTGTAgtgagcagcagccatcCAGCCCTCAGCCTTGGCTTTGACGTAACGTAAGATAATGTTCTCGATGGGGGCAGGCATACCAGGCACCTTCCACGGCACGTTGGCCTTCCAGCACCGCCAGGCCTCAGATAGATGCTGCAGAAcagtcttggtcttggcctccttgataCCCTCAGGAATCATGTCCAGAATATCCTTGAGAACCGACGCTCGAAGCTCGAGATCGTAGGAAGATTCGACTCGCTGCTTGGTGATAGTCTTGGCAACGCCCTTGGAGTGACGACCCTCAAACTGACGCGCCAGAAGGTTTCCCAGCCACCGCTCAAGAAGGGGGATGATTCCACGGAGGAAAAATAGCCACACCCGCCAGGCAGGCTGCCAGAAACCACAGCCAGGACCCTTACCGATAACGACGTTGAACCTGTAGTAAACCACGTGCTTCAGATCCTTACAAGTTCGAATCTGGTGCATcaccttgtacttgtatcgaTAAATACCGGTGAGCTGGCCCAGGTGGTTCAGGGTGTAGTAAATACCATCGGCCAGCTGGAAGGCGTCGACATTACCGAGTCGGAATTGAACCTGAGCGTCCACAAGGATTTTAACCACTCGCAGAATCTCACGCATGAGGTGGAAGGCATTTCCAAACCGAGActtctttcgctccttggTAGTAAGTGTCTTTGTAGGCTTCAAATTGAAGTTGTAGTCCAAATGCAGGTATGTGAGACCCTTTCTGTGAATCAACAGGTTAAGCATGTTGAAACCCTGTCGACAAAGCTGTAAACCAGCTTCCACCCAGTCAATTTCCGTCTGCTGGAAAAACTTTGTGTTTCTCAACGACTTCAGCAATCCACGCTTCTTTTGAGTGACTGTAGACTGAGAGGTCA
Encoded here:
- a CDS encoding uncharacterized protein (Truncated form of YALI0C10648g, similar to Saccharomyces cerevisiae PRP8 (YHR165C); ancestral locus Anc_5.73, similar to uniprot|P33334 Saccharomyces cerevisiae YHR165c PRP8 U5 snRNP protein pre-mRNA splicing factor singleton), encoding MPPEHLRKLIKDHGDMSSRKFASDKRAYLGALKFMPHGVIKLLENMPQPWEAVREVKVLYHISGAITFVNEIPRVVPQVYTAQWATMWVMMRREKRDRRHFKRMRFPPFDDEEPPISWAENIQDVEPPEGILMDLSPVDDSAVVDWFYEHRPLFEDGLKVNGPSYRSYRLSVEQLTTLYRLATPLLPDVTDPNYFYLFDKKAFYTAKALNMAIPGGPKFEPLYKDLDPDNEDFGEFNAIDRIIVRNMITTEHKVAFPHVYNSMPRKVELVTYSYPQEVVVKSEDPDLPPYYFDPKLAPITRSKIDNNVDVDLSEDLGPLAPPLESVPLVNEQLSSALALYHAPSPFDRRSGPTVRAQDVALIKDWYLQHPPKGYPIKVRVSYQKLLKSYVLTSLTSQSTVTQKKRGLLKSLRNTKFFQQTEIDWVEAGLQLCRQGFNMLNLLIHRKGLTYLHLDYNFNLKPTKTLTTKERKKSRFGNAFHLMREILRVVKILVDAQVQFRLGNVDAFQLADGIYYTLNHLGQLTGIYRYKYKVMHQIRTCKDLKHVVYYRFNVVIGKGPGCGFWQPAWRVWLFFLRGIIPLLERWLGNLLARQFEGRHSKGVAKTITKQRVESSYDLELRASVLKDILDMIPEGIKEAKTKTVLQHLSEAWRCWKANVPWKVPGMPAPIENIILRYVKAKAEGWMAAAHYNRERINRGATVDKTLAKKNLGRLTRLWLKSEQERQQNFLRDGPYWDGNDARAIQQMMVNWLESRNFSTISMPPASYKHDTKLLVLALEGMKEGFNSKGRLNQSQRDEMAYIEQAYDNPHETLRQVKENFVRNEGFKDVGLEMMDHYSHVTPVYDIDPTEKIADAYLDQYLWYEGDKNGLFPNWIKPSDSEVPPLLVYKWCQGINNLDNIWKTDAGESTVMLETSLSKIWEKIDFTFLQYLLRLIMDENLAKYIIAKNNVRLTYKDMSHTNNYGLLRGLQFSSFVVQYYGLVADLLILGLTRASQMAGDPKRPNYFMQYPSVAVETDHPIRAYSRYIDRIHILFRFTKDESSDLVHRFLTEHPDPNFENVVNFPTKKCWPRDSRMRLMRSDVNLARAAFWEIQNRLPRAMTSIEWSESFVSVYSSENPNLLFSMCGFEVRILPKCRTVASVPVKDSVWNLTNESTKERTAYAFLRVSDADIARFNNRIRQILMSSGSTTFTKIANKWNTALISLFTYYREAAVATEQLLDTLVKCETKIQTRVKIGLNSKMPTRFPPAVFYTPKELGGLGMFSASHILIPASDLRWSKQSDQGGITHFRAGMTHVHGEDKIIPNIFRYLTTWEAEFTDSQRVWAEYASKRAEAKAENRRLSLEDLEDSWDRGLPRINTLFQKDRHTLAYDKGHRVRTEFRQFSIPRVNPFWWTSQRHDGKLWSLNTYRTDVIQALGGIETILEHTLFKGTGFDNWEGLFWEKAAGFEDQLKLKKLTNAQRSGLNQIPNRRFTLWWSPTINRANVYVGFLVQLDLTGIFLHGKIPTLKISLIQIFRAHLWQKIHESVVLDICQVLDRELETLQISETRKEQIHPRKSYKMNSSCADIVLKSAYKWNVCKPSLLNDSSDSMDFAQTSEFWLDVQLRYGDYDSHDISRYTRAKFLEYTTDGVSVYPSPVGAMVGIDLAYNMYDAYGNWFPGLKQLMRPAMSKIMQANPALFVLRERIRKGLQLYQSQPQEAFLNSQNYQELFNNEVQFFVDDSNVYRAAAHTTFEGNFTNKPLNGAVFILNPKTGQLFLKVVHTSTWAGQKRLSQLAKWKAAEEVAALIRSLPKEEQPKQVIVTRKSIVEPLKQQLFEFPNTVIRPSELQLPFKSALQVEKLGDLILKATESQMVIFNLFDDWLKSISSYTAFARLVLILRGMHVNHEKTKIILRPDHTVVTLDHHMWPSFSEDQWVHVENQLRDMILNDYGKKNNVNIQSLTQHEIRDIILGQEIKAPSQKRQELQDIEENKTDSQVTALKTKSQNVHGDEMVVVTTSNYEQQVFQSKTEWRSRALSTANLHLRAEKVFVEYSESDDQGYTYVFPKNVLQKFIQIADVRTQVGALLYGTSPSDNDQVKEIHAIVLVPQLGSYRGVEMPLKPPVTPLLEGLEPLGWIHTQALESPQMSPVDVTTTAKLSKEYGWPVGSLCMVVSFAPGSVSISPYALTKEGLAWGAQNTDLVSDQPAGYSTAFGAPRQLLLTDKLCGFFVVPETDVWNHTFMGTAWNENDDYDLKLDIPLAFYHELHRPLHFTGFSNMEEGERLGGDNVFS
- a CDS encoding uncharacterized protein (Compare to YALI0C10626g, no similarity), which codes for MLLPQEIFEQIASHLTWADLSRLSQTCWALHEQAAPLLWNTIGPGHFAQTPSTVWDYHDLVGQHPTARPTYTVSKTGLKLQLHGNYVRNIQITSFEKPILFLLDRQAIPGVNQIGVRFYGKKPYSDFNERFEVGMKIKGWRNDVHVDFMPRLSRYLLENPSVSLQLRTNDPTILYEILNHNVCSQVTLFDCQLVRGTVLFKNLIRPSVLKPIFICQFLQRATNLQTLRLAYDPYGVLLDEPPHPPFPLGPSEQDLALVFSGLTSLQTLICPPSMFSTLRDGASYPPNMRRLIVEAAENFNAAAYLPIVKSMPSLRRVDMVWGKNSVQGMATFAQLWEASGAGRMIELWQYCEA